One genomic segment of Streptomyces liangshanensis includes these proteins:
- a CDS encoding GntR family transcriptional regulator: protein MPASGAVTRSTLRQQIADALRDEVLAGRLLPGQEFTVKHIADQYGVSATPVREALVDLSAQGLLDSDQHRGFHVHEFTVEDFRGMVEARSLVVDGVVRRLDGAGLAARAHGESLVSVRRRAEEAARAARAGDLDILIGYDLRFWRELGALIANRYVCEFLHRMRVQAWVFSVPFLRADAEGEKWLWSGHEPLVDAITLGDAGAVRAVIGEYDEHARKWADRLESTHR, encoded by the coding sequence ATGCCTGCCAGCGGAGCTGTGACCCGCAGCACCTTGCGGCAGCAGATCGCGGACGCGCTGCGTGACGAAGTGCTCGCCGGGCGTCTGCTGCCGGGCCAGGAATTCACGGTCAAGCACATCGCCGACCAGTACGGGGTCTCCGCGACGCCCGTGCGCGAGGCGCTCGTCGACCTCTCCGCGCAGGGTCTGCTCGACTCCGACCAGCATCGCGGCTTCCACGTCCACGAGTTCACCGTCGAGGACTTCCGGGGCATGGTCGAGGCGCGCTCGCTGGTCGTGGACGGGGTGGTCCGCAGGCTCGACGGCGCGGGCCTCGCGGCCAGGGCGCACGGCGAGTCGCTGGTGTCGGTACGGCGCAGGGCCGAGGAGGCCGCGCGGGCGGCGCGCGCCGGGGACCTGGACATTCTCATCGGGTACGACCTGCGCTTCTGGCGGGAGTTGGGCGCGCTGATCGCCAACCGGTACGTGTGCGAGTTCCTGCACCGGATGCGGGTGCAGGCGTGGGTGTTCTCCGTCCCGTTCCTGCGGGCGGACGCCGAGGGCGAGAAGTGGCTGTGGAGCGGGCACGAACCGCTGGTCGACGCGATCACCCTGGGGGACGCCGGGGCGGTCCGGGCGGTGATCGGGGAGTACGACGAGCACGCCCGCAAGTGGGCGGACCGACTGGAAAGTACACACAGGTGA
- a CDS encoding PP2C family protein-serine/threonine phosphatase, which produces MLWTPAVLTAVIALLAIFTPPEVPFTRLLPAAPALAASLWSVAATLGLGVICALGVIAYSMFADHDSTLYTAGAIGAVTLAAAYASHLRLQREDTLAEVRAVADTTQRVLLRPVPARIGCVRIETLYVAAAPQARVGGDFYAVADTAHGLRLIIGDVRGKGLDAVGVASAVLGSFREAAYDAPDLGVLARRLDTTVGRYEAAGPGPDASELFATAVLAEIPTHGSHARILSCGHPPVLLTHDGRIRSLTPRTSSPPINLATLLGGAYHAEEVPFVPGDQLLLYTDGVTETRDGDGAFFPLAAWAGERTSVPPRPLLDQLHRALLQHSAGGLDDDIAVLAVRRTPPEAAGAAPKG; this is translated from the coding sequence ATGCTCTGGACGCCCGCGGTCCTGACCGCCGTGATCGCCCTCCTGGCGATCTTCACGCCCCCCGAGGTCCCCTTCACCCGCCTCCTGCCCGCCGCGCCCGCCCTGGCCGCGTCGCTGTGGTCCGTGGCGGCCACCCTCGGGCTCGGCGTGATCTGCGCGCTGGGTGTCATCGCGTACTCGATGTTCGCCGACCACGACTCGACCCTCTACACCGCCGGTGCCATCGGCGCGGTCACGCTGGCCGCCGCCTACGCCAGCCATCTGCGCCTCCAGCGGGAGGACACGCTCGCCGAGGTCAGGGCCGTCGCCGACACCACCCAGCGGGTCCTGCTGCGGCCCGTGCCCGCCCGCATCGGGTGCGTGAGGATCGAGACGCTGTACGTGGCCGCCGCCCCCCAGGCCCGGGTCGGCGGCGACTTCTACGCGGTCGCCGACACCGCCCACGGGCTCCGGCTGATCATCGGCGACGTACGCGGCAAGGGGCTGGACGCGGTCGGGGTGGCCTCGGCCGTGCTGGGCTCGTTCCGGGAGGCGGCGTACGACGCGCCGGACCTCGGGGTGCTCGCGCGGCGCCTGGACACCACCGTCGGCCGTTACGAGGCGGCCGGCCCGGGCCCCGACGCCTCCGAGCTGTTCGCCACCGCCGTCCTCGCCGAGATCCCCACGCACGGCTCGCACGCCCGGATCCTGAGCTGCGGGCACCCGCCGGTCCTCCTGACGCACGACGGCCGCATCCGCTCCCTCACCCCGCGCACGTCGTCCCCGCCCATCAACCTCGCGACGCTGCTGGGCGGGGCGTACCACGCGGAGGAGGTGCCGTTCGTGCCCGGCGACCAACTCCTCCTCTACACCGACGGCGTCACCGAGACGCGGGACGGCGACGGCGCGTTCTTCCCGCTCGCCGCGTGGGCGGGGGAGCGGACGTCCGTACCGCCGCGGCCCCTGCTCGACCAGCTGCACCGGGCGCTCCTCCAGCACAGCGCGGGGGGACTGGACGACGACATCGCGGTCCTGGCCGTACGCAGGACCCCACCGGAAGCGGCGGGCGCGGCGCCCAAGGGGTGA
- a CDS encoding aspartate aminotransferase family protein, translating into MTPPVPSHAPSHAPASAAPLADPRAGAAVKAADRAHVFHSWSAQELIDPLAVAGAEGAYFWDYEGNRYLDFTSGLVFTNIGYQHPTVVAAIQEQAARLTTFAPAFALDVRSEAARLIAARTPGDLDKIFFTNGGADAVEHALRMARLHTGRPKVLSAYRSYHGGTTTAINVTGDPRRWASDSGTAGVVHFWTPFLYRSPFYASTEAEECARALEHLEATIAFEGPETVAAVILETVPGTAGIMMPPPGYLAGVREICDRHGIVFVLDEVMAGFGRTGEWFAADHFDVVPDLLTFAKGVNSGYVPLGGVAISAAIAETFATRPYPGGLTYSGHPLACAAAVATLRVMEDEKVVEHAAHIGATVLGPGLRDLAERHPSVGEVRGTGVFWALDLVRDRETREPLVPYNATGEANAPMAAFAAACKRNGLWPFVNMNRTHAVPACNVTEAEAKEGLAALDVALGVADEYTVQRRAAGGER; encoded by the coding sequence ATGACCCCTCCTGTCCCGTCGCACGCGCCCTCGCACGCCCCCGCGTCCGCCGCCCCGCTCGCCGACCCCCGGGCCGGTGCGGCCGTGAAGGCCGCCGACCGTGCGCACGTGTTCCACTCCTGGTCCGCCCAGGAGCTGATCGACCCGCTCGCCGTCGCCGGCGCCGAGGGCGCGTACTTCTGGGACTACGAAGGCAACCGCTACCTCGACTTCACCAGCGGCCTCGTCTTCACCAACATCGGCTACCAGCACCCCACCGTCGTCGCGGCGATCCAGGAACAGGCGGCCCGGCTCACGACCTTCGCGCCCGCTTTCGCGCTCGACGTACGGTCCGAGGCGGCGCGCCTCATCGCCGCCCGCACCCCGGGCGACCTCGACAAGATCTTCTTCACCAACGGGGGCGCCGACGCCGTCGAGCACGCCCTCCGGATGGCCCGGCTGCACACCGGCCGCCCGAAGGTGCTGTCGGCGTACCGCTCGTACCACGGCGGGACGACCACCGCGATCAACGTGACCGGCGACCCTCGCCGCTGGGCGTCGGACAGCGGCACCGCCGGGGTCGTGCACTTCTGGACGCCGTTCCTCTACCGCTCCCCGTTCTACGCCTCGACGGAGGCCGAGGAGTGCGCACGCGCGCTGGAGCACCTGGAGGCGACCATCGCCTTCGAGGGGCCCGAGACCGTCGCGGCGGTCATCCTGGAGACCGTCCCCGGCACGGCCGGGATCATGATGCCGCCGCCCGGCTACCTCGCGGGGGTGCGCGAGATCTGCGACCGGCACGGGATCGTCTTCGTACTGGACGAGGTGATGGCGGGATTCGGGCGTACGGGGGAGTGGTTCGCGGCCGACCACTTCGACGTCGTACCCGACCTGCTGACCTTCGCGAAGGGCGTCAACTCCGGTTACGTACCGCTCGGCGGGGTCGCGATCTCGGCGGCGATCGCGGAGACCTTCGCGACCCGCCCGTACCCCGGCGGTCTCACGTACTCCGGCCACCCGCTGGCCTGCGCGGCGGCCGTCGCCACGCTCCGGGTGATGGAAGACGAGAAGGTCGTCGAGCACGCCGCGCACATCGGCGCGACCGTCCTCGGCCCGGGCCTGCGCGACCTGGCGGAGCGGCACCCGTCGGTGGGGGAGGTGCGGGGGACGGGGGTGTTCTGGGCGCTGGATCTCGTACGGGACAGGGAGACGCGCGAGCCGCTCGTCCCGTACAACGCGACGGGTGAGGCGAACGCCCCCATGGCCGCGTTCGCCGCCGCCTGCAAGCGGAACGGCCTGTGGCCCTTCGTGAACATGAACCGCACCCACGCCGTCCCCGCCTGCAACGTCACGGAGGCGGAGGCGAAGGAGGGCCTGGCCGCCCTGGACGTGGCGCTGGGGGTCGCGGACGAGTACACGGTCCAGCGGCGGGCGGCGGGCGGCGAGCGGTAG